In Bos indicus x Bos taurus breed Angus x Brahman F1 hybrid chromosome 21, Bos_hybrid_MaternalHap_v2.0, whole genome shotgun sequence, one DNA window encodes the following:
- the SSTR1 gene encoding somatostatin receptor type 1 isoform X1, translating to MDFQYRAWHVWMGEGGRAVRLRLLRSQQRVLLSAVAVARQTQGALGTTSCIKRFAVGFLRAPEHSRPPRAACGVIRQKPLTQGCGPSSSSCSRLRVSFRDSSESEWAPVLGSRPKKGEGPHGERHRAYQTEPALCTGQLRVGLETARPGPSPGSCGEGGGSRGPGAGAADGMEEPGRNASQNGTLSEGQGSAILISFIYSVVCLVGLCGNSMVIYVILRYAKMKTATNIYILNLAIADELLMLSVPFLVTSTLLRHWPFGALLCRLVLSVDAVNMFTSIYCLTVLSVDRYVAVVHPIKAARYRRPTVAKVVNLGVWVLSLLVILPIVVFSRTAANSDGTVACNMLMPEPAQRWLVGFVLYTFLMGFLLPVGAICLCYVLIIAKMRMVALKAGWQQRKRSERKITLMVMMVVMVFVICWMPFYVVQLVNVFAEQDDATVSQLSVILGYANSCANPILYGFLSDNFKRSFQRILCLSWMDNAAEEPVDYYATALKSRAYSVEDFQPENLESGGVFRNGTCTSRITTL from the exons ATGGATTTTCAATACCGCGCCTGGCACGTTTGGATGGGGGAGGGCGGGAGAGCGGTTAGGCTCCGGCTCCTCCGCTCCCAGCAGCGCGTCCTCCTTTCGGCAGTCGCTGTTGCTCGGCAGACGCAGGGGGCTCTGGGCACTACCAGCTGTATTAAGAGATTCGCAGTGGGTTTTCTCCGGGCCCCGGAACACTCCCGCCCGCCAAGAGCTGCCTGCGGGGTTATAAGGCAGAAGCCCCTAACGCAAGGTTGCGGTCCTTCCTCCTCCTCGTGCTCGCGGCTTAGGGTCAGTTTCCGCGACTCTTCAGAGTCTGAGTGGGCGCCTGTGCTGGGGTCCCGCCCCAAGAAAGGAGAGGGACCGCACGGAGAACGTCACCGCGCTTACCAGACCGAACCGGCACTTTGCACGGGCCAGCTGCGCGTCGGTCTGGAGACAGCGCGCCCTGG CCCCAGCCCAGGCAGCTGCGGCGAAGGCGGCGGCAGCAGGGGCCCCGGGGCCGGCGCTGCAGACGGGATGGAAGAACCGGGGCGAAACGCGTCCCAGAACGGGACCTTGAGCGAGGGCCAGGGCAGCGCTATCCTCATCTCTTTCATCTACTCCGTGGTGTGCCTGGTGGGGCTCTGTGGGAACTCCATGGTCATCTACGTGATCCTGCGCTACGCCAAGATGAAGACGGCCACCAACATCTACATCCTCAACCTGGCCATCGCCGATGAGCTGCTCATGCTCAGCGTGCCCTTCCTGGTCACCTCCACATTGCTTCGCCACTGGCCCTTCGGCGCGCTACTCTGCCGCCTCGTGCTCAGCGTGGACGCAGTCAACATGTTCACCAGCATCTACTGTCTGACTGTGCTTAGCGTGGACCGCTACGTGGCCGTGGTGCACCCCATCAAGGCCGCACGCTACCGCCGGCCCACCGTGGCCAAGGTGGTGAATCTGGGCGTGTGGGTGCTGTCGCTGCTCGTCATTCTGCCCATCGTGGTCTTCTCGCGCACGGCGGCCAACAGCGACGGCACGGTGGCCTGCAACATGCTCATGCCCGAGCCCGCCCAGCGCTGGCTGGTGGGCTTCGTGTTGTACACTTTCCTCATGGGCTTCCTGCTGCCCGTCGGGGCCATCTGCTTGTGCTACGTGCTCATCATCGCCAAAATGCGCATGGTGGCCCTCAAGGCCGGCTGGCAGCAGCGCAAGCGCTCGGAGCGCAAGATCAccctgatggtgatgatggtggtgatggtgtttgTCATCTGCTGGATGCCTTTCTATGTGGTGCAGCTAGTCAACGTGTTCGCGGAGCAGGACGACGCCACGGTGAGCCAGCTGTCGGTCATCCTCGGTTACGCCAACAGCTGCGCCAACCCCATCCTCTACGGCTTCCTTTCAGACAACTTCAAGCGCTCTTTCCAGCGCATCCTTTGCCTCAGCTGGATGGACAACGCCGCCGAGGAGCCGGTCGACTACTATGCCACGGCCCTCAAGAGCCGCGCTTACAGCGTGGAGGACTTCCAGCCCGAGAACCTGGAGTCCGGCGGCGTCTTCCGTAATGGCACCTGCACGTCCAGGATCACGACCCTCTGA
- the SSTR1 gene encoding somatostatin receptor type 1 isoform X2, producing MFPNGTASSPSSPSPSPGSCGEGGGSRGPGAGAADGMEEPGRNASQNGTLSEGQGSAILISFIYSVVCLVGLCGNSMVIYVILRYAKMKTATNIYILNLAIADELLMLSVPFLVTSTLLRHWPFGALLCRLVLSVDAVNMFTSIYCLTVLSVDRYVAVVHPIKAARYRRPTVAKVVNLGVWVLSLLVILPIVVFSRTAANSDGTVACNMLMPEPAQRWLVGFVLYTFLMGFLLPVGAICLCYVLIIAKMRMVALKAGWQQRKRSERKITLMVMMVVMVFVICWMPFYVVQLVNVFAEQDDATVSQLSVILGYANSCANPILYGFLSDNFKRSFQRILCLSWMDNAAEEPVDYYATALKSRAYSVEDFQPENLESGGVFRNGTCTSRITTL from the coding sequence ATGTTCCCCAATGGCAccgcctcctctccctcctctcctagCCCCAGCCCAGGCAGCTGCGGCGAAGGCGGCGGCAGCAGGGGCCCCGGGGCCGGCGCTGCAGACGGGATGGAAGAACCGGGGCGAAACGCGTCCCAGAACGGGACCTTGAGCGAGGGCCAGGGCAGCGCTATCCTCATCTCTTTCATCTACTCCGTGGTGTGCCTGGTGGGGCTCTGTGGGAACTCCATGGTCATCTACGTGATCCTGCGCTACGCCAAGATGAAGACGGCCACCAACATCTACATCCTCAACCTGGCCATCGCCGATGAGCTGCTCATGCTCAGCGTGCCCTTCCTGGTCACCTCCACATTGCTTCGCCACTGGCCCTTCGGCGCGCTACTCTGCCGCCTCGTGCTCAGCGTGGACGCAGTCAACATGTTCACCAGCATCTACTGTCTGACTGTGCTTAGCGTGGACCGCTACGTGGCCGTGGTGCACCCCATCAAGGCCGCACGCTACCGCCGGCCCACCGTGGCCAAGGTGGTGAATCTGGGCGTGTGGGTGCTGTCGCTGCTCGTCATTCTGCCCATCGTGGTCTTCTCGCGCACGGCGGCCAACAGCGACGGCACGGTGGCCTGCAACATGCTCATGCCCGAGCCCGCCCAGCGCTGGCTGGTGGGCTTCGTGTTGTACACTTTCCTCATGGGCTTCCTGCTGCCCGTCGGGGCCATCTGCTTGTGCTACGTGCTCATCATCGCCAAAATGCGCATGGTGGCCCTCAAGGCCGGCTGGCAGCAGCGCAAGCGCTCGGAGCGCAAGATCAccctgatggtgatgatggtggtgatggtgtttgTCATCTGCTGGATGCCTTTCTATGTGGTGCAGCTAGTCAACGTGTTCGCGGAGCAGGACGACGCCACGGTGAGCCAGCTGTCGGTCATCCTCGGTTACGCCAACAGCTGCGCCAACCCCATCCTCTACGGCTTCCTTTCAGACAACTTCAAGCGCTCTTTCCAGCGCATCCTTTGCCTCAGCTGGATGGACAACGCCGCCGAGGAGCCGGTCGACTACTATGCCACGGCCCTCAAGAGCCGCGCTTACAGCGTGGAGGACTTCCAGCCCGAGAACCTGGAGTCCGGCGGCGTCTTCCGTAATGGCACCTGCACGTCCAGGATCACGACCCTCTGA